In a single window of the Cygnus olor isolate bCygOlo1 chromosome 5, bCygOlo1.pri.v2, whole genome shotgun sequence genome:
- the LOC121071436 gene encoding uncharacterized protein LOC121071436 isoform X3: protein MWGRCFTELKAAVQEQHSLPGFYPQEECCSPGWGAHAVCPGVQRSARTADVLPAETRTIRSPVRGKGRLLFLQAALLSVQSFTQGTRACDALALQRRVDVCLAVLVACGIGSLVSS from the exons ATGTGGGGAAG ATGTTTCACAGAACTGAAAGCTGCTGTACAAGAACAGCACAGCCTTCCAGGATTCTATCCTCAG GAAGAGTGCTGCTCTCCGGGGTGGGGTGCCCACGCTGTGTGCCCAGGTGTGCAGCGCTCTGCACGCACAGCCGATGTGCTTCCTGCTGAAACCCGCACCATTCGCAGCCCAgtcagagggaaaggaaggcttCTTTTCCTGCAG GCAGCATTATTAAGTGTGCAGAGCTTCACCCAAGGGACAAGGGCCTGTGATGCTCTGGCTCTGCAGAGGAGAGTGGATGTGTGCCTGGCTGTCCTAGTTGCCTGTGGCATTGG
- the LOC121071436 gene encoding uncharacterized protein LOC121071436 isoform X2, with amino-acid sequence MWGRCFTELKAAVQEQHSLPGFYPQEECCSPGWGAHAVCPGVQRSARTADVLPAETRTIRSPVRGKGRLLFLQAALLSVQSFTQGTRACDALALQRRVDVCLAVLVACGIGLFDSKTDAK; translated from the exons ATGTGGGGAAG ATGTTTCACAGAACTGAAAGCTGCTGTACAAGAACAGCACAGCCTTCCAGGATTCTATCCTCAG GAAGAGTGCTGCTCTCCGGGGTGGGGTGCCCACGCTGTGTGCCCAGGTGTGCAGCGCTCTGCACGCACAGCCGATGTGCTTCCTGCTGAAACCCGCACCATTCGCAGCCCAgtcagagggaaaggaaggcttCTTTTCCTGCAG GCAGCATTATTAAGTGTGCAGAGCTTCACCCAAGGGACAAGGGCCTGTGATGCTCTGGCTCTGCAGAGGAGAGTGGATGTGTGCCTGGCTGTCCTAGTTGCCTGTGGCATTGG
- the LOC121071436 gene encoding uncharacterized protein LOC121071436 isoform X4, whose product MWGRCFTELKAAVQEQHSLPGFYPQEECCSPGWGAHAVCPGVQRSARTADVLPAETRTIRSPVRGKGRLLFLQAALLSVQSFTQGTRACDALALQRRVDVCLAVLVACGIGQRR is encoded by the exons ATGTGGGGAAG ATGTTTCACAGAACTGAAAGCTGCTGTACAAGAACAGCACAGCCTTCCAGGATTCTATCCTCAG GAAGAGTGCTGCTCTCCGGGGTGGGGTGCCCACGCTGTGTGCCCAGGTGTGCAGCGCTCTGCACGCACAGCCGATGTGCTTCCTGCTGAAACCCGCACCATTCGCAGCCCAgtcagagggaaaggaaggcttCTTTTCCTGCAG GCAGCATTATTAAGTGTGCAGAGCTTCACCCAAGGGACAAGGGCCTGTGATGCTCTGGCTCTGCAGAGGAGAGTGGATGTGTGCCTGGCTGTCCTAGTTGCCTGTGGCATTGG